From the Bombus vancouverensis nearcticus chromosome 3, iyBomVanc1_principal, whole genome shotgun sequence genome, one window contains:
- the LOC117153873 gene encoding torsin-1A isoform X2, translating to MNFAGTLPVFIVINLLTVCVKCEFSAMSVLSSGFNKVSKIIQNVECNFVECCTTEYISSDIDKLDDILNKELFGQEIAHRVIINALYGHLTSSNPPKALTMSFHGPPGTGKTYISQLIAKVLYKNGDQSKFYHFFNGRNDFPLQEKVNEYKEELYTIIINSLQKCERSMFVFDEVDKMPEGSSRITQRLLTLWGEGKQRRTTKLQDFENLISIGAFNEKGGFYHSDTIDSSVIDHYVPFLPLEEVHVKKCLEKAFLNRGVHPTNDMIEEGLSYVVFGPPPHNIYATKGCKRLEQKVAAIVYANKKTKIEF from the exons atGAATTTTGCCGGCACTTTGCctgtatttattgttattaatttattaactgTTTGTGTGAAATGTGAATTTTCGGCTATGTCAGTGTTATCATCTGGGTTCAATAAAGTcagtaaaataatacaaaatgtaGAATGCAATTTTGTAGAATGTTGTACGACCGAATATATTTCTTCTGACATTGACA AATTAGATGATATTCTTAATAAAGAGCTTTTTGGACAAGAAATTGCTCATCGTGTAATAATAAATGCCTTATATGGACATCTGACTTCATCTAATCCTCCCAAAGCTTTGACTATGAGTTTTCATGGTCCACCAGGAACTGGCAAAACTTACATAAGTCAATTGATTGCTAAGGTTCTTTATAAAAATGGGGACCAAAgcaaattttatcatttttttaatGGTCGTAATGACTTTCCTCTTCAGGAAAAAGTAAATGAATATAAG gaagaattatatacaattattattaatagttTACAAAAATGTGAAAGATCAATGTTTGTATTTGATGAAGTGGATAAAATGCCAGAAG GTAGTTCGCGTATTACTCAGCGTTTATTAACACTTTGGGGGGAAGGCAAACAGAGGAGAACAACTAAGCTTcaagattttgaaaatttaataagtaTTGGAGCATTCAATGAAAAGGGTGGTTTCTATCATAGTGATACAATAGACTCTAGTGTAATAGACCATTATGTGCCATTTTTACCGCTTGAAGAAGTACATGTGAAAAAGTGTTTAGAAAAGGCTTTTTTAAACAGAGGAGTACATCCTACTAATGATATGATAGAAGAAGGATTATCATATGTGGTCTTTGGACCTCCTCCACATAATATTTATGCAACTAAAGGCTGTAAAAGACTAGAACAAAAAGTGGCTGCTATTGTATATGCTAATAAAAAgactaaaatagaattttag
- the LOC117153873 gene encoding torsin-1A isoform X1, translating into MNFAGTLPVFIVINLLTVCVKCEFSAMSVLSSGFNKVSKIIQNVECNFVECCTTEYISSDIDKLDDILNKELFGQEIAHRVIINALYGHLTSSNPPKALTMSFHGPPGTGKTYISQLIAKVLYKNGDQSKFYHFFNGRNDFPLQEKVNEYKEELYTIIINSLQKCERSMFVFDEVDKMPEGLLNVLVPFLDYNAWVKSWRLANISINTRKAIYIFLSNTGSSRITQRLLTLWGEGKQRRTTKLQDFENLISIGAFNEKGGFYHSDTIDSSVIDHYVPFLPLEEVHVKKCLEKAFLNRGVHPTNDMIEEGLSYVVFGPPPHNIYATKGCKRLEQKVAAIVYANKKTKIEF; encoded by the exons atGAATTTTGCCGGCACTTTGCctgtatttattgttattaatttattaactgTTTGTGTGAAATGTGAATTTTCGGCTATGTCAGTGTTATCATCTGGGTTCAATAAAGTcagtaaaataatacaaaatgtaGAATGCAATTTTGTAGAATGTTGTACGACCGAATATATTTCTTCTGACATTGACA AATTAGATGATATTCTTAATAAAGAGCTTTTTGGACAAGAAATTGCTCATCGTGTAATAATAAATGCCTTATATGGACATCTGACTTCATCTAATCCTCCCAAAGCTTTGACTATGAGTTTTCATGGTCCACCAGGAACTGGCAAAACTTACATAAGTCAATTGATTGCTAAGGTTCTTTATAAAAATGGGGACCAAAgcaaattttatcatttttttaatGGTCGTAATGACTTTCCTCTTCAGGAAAAAGTAAATGAATATAAG gaagaattatatacaattattattaatagttTACAAAAATGTGAAAGATCAATGTTTGTATTTGATGAAGTGGATAAAATGCCAGAAGGTTTACTAAATGTTCTTGTACCATTTTTGGATTACAATGCATGGGTTAAATCATGGAGACTTGCAAACATTTCTATAAATACAAGGAAagcaatttacatatttttatccaATACAGGTAGTTCGCGTATTACTCAGCGTTTATTAACACTTTGGGGGGAAGGCAAACAGAGGAGAACAACTAAGCTTcaagattttgaaaatttaataagtaTTGGAGCATTCAATGAAAAGGGTGGTTTCTATCATAGTGATACAATAGACTCTAGTGTAATAGACCATTATGTGCCATTTTTACCGCTTGAAGAAGTACATGTGAAAAAGTGTTTAGAAAAGGCTTTTTTAAACAGAGGAGTACATCCTACTAATGATATGATAGAAGAAGGATTATCATATGTGGTCTTTGGACCTCCTCCACATAATATTTATGCAACTAAAGGCTGTAAAAGACTAGAACAAAAAGTGGCTGCTATTGTATATGCTAATAAAAAgactaaaatagaattttag
- the Cyt-b5 gene encoding cytochrome b5 isoform X1: MASENSTVDTAYTKFYTREEVAKHNDSKDLWFIIHNKVYNVTQFISHPGGEEVLLEQGGQDCTEAFEDIGHSSDARELMEIFKIGELVEEERTKGSSDVTDVSDVDNSSCSGSWRSWLIPIALGVLATLVYRYFIKAH, translated from the exons ATGGCGTCCGAAAATAGCACTGTTGATACCGCTTATACCAAATTTTACACGCGGGAAGAAGTCGCTAAGCATAATGATAGTAAAGATCTGTGGTTTATTATTCACAATAAAGTTTACAATGTGACTCAATTTATAAGT CATCCTGGTGGAGAAGAAGTTCTTTTGGAACAAGGTGGTCAAGATTGTACAGAAGCCTTTGAAGATATTGGTCATTCAAGTGATGCAAGAGAATTAATGGAGATATTCAAAATTGGAGAATTAGTAGAA GAGGAAAGAACAAAGGGAAGCAGTGATGTAACTGATGTGTCTGATGTAGATAATTCAag TTGCAGTGGTTCTTGGCGATCGTGGCTGATTCCAATTGCTCTTGGGGTACTGGCGACTCTTGTCTATCGTTACTTTATTAAAGCACACTGA
- the Cyt-b5 gene encoding cytochrome b5 isoform X3, whose translation MASENSTVDTAYTKFYTREEVAKHNDSKDLWFIIHNKVYNVTQFISHPGGEEVLLEQGGQDCTEAFEDIGHSSDARELMEIFKIGELVEEERTKGSSDVTDVSDVDNSSQCSIVM comes from the exons ATGGCGTCCGAAAATAGCACTGTTGATACCGCTTATACCAAATTTTACACGCGGGAAGAAGTCGCTAAGCATAATGATAGTAAAGATCTGTGGTTTATTATTCACAATAAAGTTTACAATGTGACTCAATTTATAAGT CATCCTGGTGGAGAAGAAGTTCTTTTGGAACAAGGTGGTCAAGATTGTACAGAAGCCTTTGAAGATATTGGTCATTCAAGTGATGCAAGAGAATTAATGGAGATATTCAAAATTGGAGAATTAGTAGAA GAGGAAAGAACAAAGGGAAGCAGTGATGTAACTGATGTGTCTGATGTAGATAATTCAag TCAGTGCAGCATCGTGATGTGA
- the Cyt-b5 gene encoding cytochrome b5 isoform X2 yields MASENSTVDTAYTKFYTREEVAKHNDSKDLWFIIHNKVYNVTQFISHPGGEEVLLEQGGQDCTEAFEDIGHSSDARELMEIFKIGELVEEERTKGSSDVTDVSDVDNSSGSWRSWLIPIALGVLATLVYRYFIKAH; encoded by the exons ATGGCGTCCGAAAATAGCACTGTTGATACCGCTTATACCAAATTTTACACGCGGGAAGAAGTCGCTAAGCATAATGATAGTAAAGATCTGTGGTTTATTATTCACAATAAAGTTTACAATGTGACTCAATTTATAAGT CATCCTGGTGGAGAAGAAGTTCTTTTGGAACAAGGTGGTCAAGATTGTACAGAAGCCTTTGAAGATATTGGTCATTCAAGTGATGCAAGAGAATTAATGGAGATATTCAAAATTGGAGAATTAGTAGAA GAGGAAAGAACAAAGGGAAGCAGTGATGTAACTGATGTGTCTGATGTAGATAATTCAag TGGTTCTTGGCGATCGTGGCTGATTCCAATTGCTCTTGGGGTACTGGCGACTCTTGTCTATCGTTACTTTATTAAAGCACACTGA
- the LOC117153869 gene encoding b(0,+)-type amino acid transporter 1 isoform X3 yields MHVAPFKRVTVGHDPQTSNGNQSQQQLQSGGWNGIPETTLVSRSIRNNGNSNGWNPITSPFQHQQEQQQLHERKQKEVKSGDLGDDEDGGGGGGGLEGADPEENNSVHLKRRVGLVSGVALIVGTMIGSGIFVSPSGLLVRTGSIGISFLVWTACGMLSLCGALAYAELGTMNTSSGAEYAYFMDAFGAPPAFLFSWVSTLVLKPSQMAIICLSFAQYAVEAFAADCDPPEEVVKIVALLAIILILLVNCYSVNLATGVQNAFTAAKLIAILVVIAGGSYKLIQGNTQHLKGAFDTVDGSTVNIGRLATAFYTGLWAYDGWNNLNYVTEEIKNPSKNLPRSIMIGIPLVTLCYALINVSYLAVMSPSEMIESEAVAVTFGNRILGVMAWLMPLSVAISTFGSANGTLFAAGRLCFAASREGHLLDCLSYVHVRRFTPAPGLIFHSLVAGAMVLSGNIDSLIDFFSFTAWIFYGGAMLALLVMRRTRPNHPRPYKCPLIIPVLVLGISAYLIVAPIIDNPQIEYLYAAGFILAGMLVYLPFVKYGYVPKFMEGVNAFLQMLLEVAPTAAAFD; encoded by the exons ATGCATGTCGCGCCCTTCAAACGAG TTACCGTGGGACATGATCCACAGACAAGTAACGGGAACCAATCGCAACAGCAGTTACAAAGCGGTGGATGGAATGGAATCCCTGAAACGACGTTGGTCTCTCGATCGATCAGAAACAACGGCAACAGCAATGGCTGGAACCCGATTACGTCTCCGTTCCAACATCAACAGGAACAACAACAGCTACACGAACGGAAACAGAAAGAAGTTAAATCTGGGGATTTGGGAGATGATGAAGACGGTGGTGGAGGGGGTGGAGGGCTGGAGGGGGCGGACCCAGAGGAGAACAACTCTGTTCACCTCAAGAGACGGGTGGGACTCGTCAGTGGGGTGGCTCTAATCGTTGGTACCATGATAG GTTCTGGGATATTCGTTTCGCCGTCAGGGCTTTTGGTTCGAACCGGCAGTATCGGAATCAGCTTCCTCGTATGGACGGCCTGCGGCATGTTGAGTCTGTGCGGTGCGTTAGCATACGCCGAGCTGGGTACGATGAATACGAGCAGCGGCGCCGAGTACGCTTACTTTATGGACGCATTCGGTGCACCACCTGCTTTCCTCTTCTCGTGGGTTTCCACTTTGGTCTTAAAACCATCTCAGATGGCGATAATCTGTTTGTCATTCGCGCAGTACGCGGTTGAAGCCTTTGCGGCCGACTGCGATCCACCCGAGGAAGTAGTCAAAATCGTTGCACTCCTGGCGATCATACTTATACTGTTAGTGAACTGTTACAGCGTTAATCTAGCCACAGGTGTACAAAACGCGTTTACCGCAGCAAAATTGATCGCCATACTCGTTGTAATTGCCGGTGGCTCTTATAAGTTGATACAGGGTAATACGCAGCATCTGAAAGGCGCTTTCGATACCGTGGACGGTAGTACCGTTAATATAGGCAGATTAGCCACAGCTTTTTATACTGGTTTGTGGGCGTACGATGGATGGAATAATCTCAATTATGTCACCGAAGAAATCAAAAATCCTTCCAAAAATCTACCACGGTCCATTATGATTGGTATACCCCTCGTTACGCTATGTTACGCATTGATAAATGTCTCCTACCTGGCCGTGATGTCACCTTCGGAGATGATCGAAAGCGAAGCTGTTGCAGTG ACTTTTGGAAATCGAATTCTTGGCGTTATGGCATGGCTTATGCCACTTTCGGTTGCGATTAGCACGTTCGGTTCCGCAAATGGCACTCTTTTTGCAGCGGGTAGACTTTGCTTTGCCGCGTCTCGAGAGGGCCACCTACTTGACTGTCTCAGTTATGTTCACGTACGACGCTTTACTCCTGCACCAGGACTTATCTTCCATTCCCTCGTTGCAG GAGCAATGGTGCTATCCGGAAACATTGATTCCTTGATCGACTTTTTTTCGTTCACTGCTTGGATCTTTTATGGTGGAGCAATGCTAGCTCTATTAGTGATGCGAAGGACCAGACCGAATCATCCACGACCATATAAATGTCCGCTGATAATACCTGTTCTCGTACTTGGAATCTCTGCGTACCTGATTGTAGCGCCAATCATCGATAACCCTCAAATTGAATACCTGTATGCGGCTGGGTTCATATTAGCGGGCATGCTTGTCTACCTCCCGTTTGTTAAATACGGATACGTGCCCAAGTTTATGG AAGGTGTGAATGCCTTTCTTCAGATGTTACTCGAAGTCGCACCAACGGCCGCAGCGTTTGATTGA
- the LOC117153869 gene encoding b(0,+)-type amino acid transporter 1 isoform X1 translates to MWLQIDEQRLLNESLNEQTTTITVGHDPQTSNGNQSQQQLQSGGWNGIPETTLVSRSIRNNGNSNGWNPITSPFQHQQEQQQLHERKQKEVKSGDLGDDEDGGGGGGGLEGADPEENNSVHLKRRVGLVSGVALIVGTMIGSGIFVSPSGLLVRTGSIGISFLVWTACGMLSLCGALAYAELGTMNTSSGAEYAYFMDAFGAPPAFLFSWVSTLVLKPSQMAIICLSFAQYAVEAFAADCDPPEEVVKIVALLAIILILLVNCYSVNLATGVQNAFTAAKLIAILVVIAGGSYKLIQGNTQHLKGAFDTVDGSTVNIGRLATAFYTGLWAYDGWNNLNYVTEEIKNPSKNLPRSIMIGIPLVTLCYALINVSYLAVMSPSEMIESEAVAVTFGNRILGVMAWLMPLSVAISTFGSANGTLFAAGRLCFAASREGHLLDCLSYVHVRRFTPAPGLIFHSLVAGAMVLSGNIDSLIDFFSFTAWIFYGGAMLALLVMRRTRPNHPRPYKCPLIIPVLVLGISAYLIVAPIIDNPQIEYLYAAGFILAGMLVYLPFVKYGYVPKFMEGVNAFLQMLLEVAPTAAAFD, encoded by the exons ATGTGGCTACAAATAGACGAACAACGACTTCTTAACGAATCGCTGAACGAACAGACAACGACAA TTACCGTGGGACATGATCCACAGACAAGTAACGGGAACCAATCGCAACAGCAGTTACAAAGCGGTGGATGGAATGGAATCCCTGAAACGACGTTGGTCTCTCGATCGATCAGAAACAACGGCAACAGCAATGGCTGGAACCCGATTACGTCTCCGTTCCAACATCAACAGGAACAACAACAGCTACACGAACGGAAACAGAAAGAAGTTAAATCTGGGGATTTGGGAGATGATGAAGACGGTGGTGGAGGGGGTGGAGGGCTGGAGGGGGCGGACCCAGAGGAGAACAACTCTGTTCACCTCAAGAGACGGGTGGGACTCGTCAGTGGGGTGGCTCTAATCGTTGGTACCATGATAG GTTCTGGGATATTCGTTTCGCCGTCAGGGCTTTTGGTTCGAACCGGCAGTATCGGAATCAGCTTCCTCGTATGGACGGCCTGCGGCATGTTGAGTCTGTGCGGTGCGTTAGCATACGCCGAGCTGGGTACGATGAATACGAGCAGCGGCGCCGAGTACGCTTACTTTATGGACGCATTCGGTGCACCACCTGCTTTCCTCTTCTCGTGGGTTTCCACTTTGGTCTTAAAACCATCTCAGATGGCGATAATCTGTTTGTCATTCGCGCAGTACGCGGTTGAAGCCTTTGCGGCCGACTGCGATCCACCCGAGGAAGTAGTCAAAATCGTTGCACTCCTGGCGATCATACTTATACTGTTAGTGAACTGTTACAGCGTTAATCTAGCCACAGGTGTACAAAACGCGTTTACCGCAGCAAAATTGATCGCCATACTCGTTGTAATTGCCGGTGGCTCTTATAAGTTGATACAGGGTAATACGCAGCATCTGAAAGGCGCTTTCGATACCGTGGACGGTAGTACCGTTAATATAGGCAGATTAGCCACAGCTTTTTATACTGGTTTGTGGGCGTACGATGGATGGAATAATCTCAATTATGTCACCGAAGAAATCAAAAATCCTTCCAAAAATCTACCACGGTCCATTATGATTGGTATACCCCTCGTTACGCTATGTTACGCATTGATAAATGTCTCCTACCTGGCCGTGATGTCACCTTCGGAGATGATCGAAAGCGAAGCTGTTGCAGTG ACTTTTGGAAATCGAATTCTTGGCGTTATGGCATGGCTTATGCCACTTTCGGTTGCGATTAGCACGTTCGGTTCCGCAAATGGCACTCTTTTTGCAGCGGGTAGACTTTGCTTTGCCGCGTCTCGAGAGGGCCACCTACTTGACTGTCTCAGTTATGTTCACGTACGACGCTTTACTCCTGCACCAGGACTTATCTTCCATTCCCTCGTTGCAG GAGCAATGGTGCTATCCGGAAACATTGATTCCTTGATCGACTTTTTTTCGTTCACTGCTTGGATCTTTTATGGTGGAGCAATGCTAGCTCTATTAGTGATGCGAAGGACCAGACCGAATCATCCACGACCATATAAATGTCCGCTGATAATACCTGTTCTCGTACTTGGAATCTCTGCGTACCTGATTGTAGCGCCAATCATCGATAACCCTCAAATTGAATACCTGTATGCGGCTGGGTTCATATTAGCGGGCATGCTTGTCTACCTCCCGTTTGTTAAATACGGATACGTGCCCAAGTTTATGG AAGGTGTGAATGCCTTTCTTCAGATGTTACTCGAAGTCGCACCAACGGCCGCAGCGTTTGATTGA
- the LOC117153869 gene encoding b(0,+)-type amino acid transporter 1 isoform X2: protein MRLACLCGVRLLSGLGVTVGHDPQTSNGNQSQQQLQSGGWNGIPETTLVSRSIRNNGNSNGWNPITSPFQHQQEQQQLHERKQKEVKSGDLGDDEDGGGGGGGLEGADPEENNSVHLKRRVGLVSGVALIVGTMIGSGIFVSPSGLLVRTGSIGISFLVWTACGMLSLCGALAYAELGTMNTSSGAEYAYFMDAFGAPPAFLFSWVSTLVLKPSQMAIICLSFAQYAVEAFAADCDPPEEVVKIVALLAIILILLVNCYSVNLATGVQNAFTAAKLIAILVVIAGGSYKLIQGNTQHLKGAFDTVDGSTVNIGRLATAFYTGLWAYDGWNNLNYVTEEIKNPSKNLPRSIMIGIPLVTLCYALINVSYLAVMSPSEMIESEAVAVTFGNRILGVMAWLMPLSVAISTFGSANGTLFAAGRLCFAASREGHLLDCLSYVHVRRFTPAPGLIFHSLVAGAMVLSGNIDSLIDFFSFTAWIFYGGAMLALLVMRRTRPNHPRPYKCPLIIPVLVLGISAYLIVAPIIDNPQIEYLYAAGFILAGMLVYLPFVKYGYVPKFMEGVNAFLQMLLEVAPTAAAFD from the exons ATGCGTCTTGCTTGCCTTTGTGGTGTTCGGTTACTATCTGGGTTAGGTG TTACCGTGGGACATGATCCACAGACAAGTAACGGGAACCAATCGCAACAGCAGTTACAAAGCGGTGGATGGAATGGAATCCCTGAAACGACGTTGGTCTCTCGATCGATCAGAAACAACGGCAACAGCAATGGCTGGAACCCGATTACGTCTCCGTTCCAACATCAACAGGAACAACAACAGCTACACGAACGGAAACAGAAAGAAGTTAAATCTGGGGATTTGGGAGATGATGAAGACGGTGGTGGAGGGGGTGGAGGGCTGGAGGGGGCGGACCCAGAGGAGAACAACTCTGTTCACCTCAAGAGACGGGTGGGACTCGTCAGTGGGGTGGCTCTAATCGTTGGTACCATGATAG GTTCTGGGATATTCGTTTCGCCGTCAGGGCTTTTGGTTCGAACCGGCAGTATCGGAATCAGCTTCCTCGTATGGACGGCCTGCGGCATGTTGAGTCTGTGCGGTGCGTTAGCATACGCCGAGCTGGGTACGATGAATACGAGCAGCGGCGCCGAGTACGCTTACTTTATGGACGCATTCGGTGCACCACCTGCTTTCCTCTTCTCGTGGGTTTCCACTTTGGTCTTAAAACCATCTCAGATGGCGATAATCTGTTTGTCATTCGCGCAGTACGCGGTTGAAGCCTTTGCGGCCGACTGCGATCCACCCGAGGAAGTAGTCAAAATCGTTGCACTCCTGGCGATCATACTTATACTGTTAGTGAACTGTTACAGCGTTAATCTAGCCACAGGTGTACAAAACGCGTTTACCGCAGCAAAATTGATCGCCATACTCGTTGTAATTGCCGGTGGCTCTTATAAGTTGATACAGGGTAATACGCAGCATCTGAAAGGCGCTTTCGATACCGTGGACGGTAGTACCGTTAATATAGGCAGATTAGCCACAGCTTTTTATACTGGTTTGTGGGCGTACGATGGATGGAATAATCTCAATTATGTCACCGAAGAAATCAAAAATCCTTCCAAAAATCTACCACGGTCCATTATGATTGGTATACCCCTCGTTACGCTATGTTACGCATTGATAAATGTCTCCTACCTGGCCGTGATGTCACCTTCGGAGATGATCGAAAGCGAAGCTGTTGCAGTG ACTTTTGGAAATCGAATTCTTGGCGTTATGGCATGGCTTATGCCACTTTCGGTTGCGATTAGCACGTTCGGTTCCGCAAATGGCACTCTTTTTGCAGCGGGTAGACTTTGCTTTGCCGCGTCTCGAGAGGGCCACCTACTTGACTGTCTCAGTTATGTTCACGTACGACGCTTTACTCCTGCACCAGGACTTATCTTCCATTCCCTCGTTGCAG GAGCAATGGTGCTATCCGGAAACATTGATTCCTTGATCGACTTTTTTTCGTTCACTGCTTGGATCTTTTATGGTGGAGCAATGCTAGCTCTATTAGTGATGCGAAGGACCAGACCGAATCATCCACGACCATATAAATGTCCGCTGATAATACCTGTTCTCGTACTTGGAATCTCTGCGTACCTGATTGTAGCGCCAATCATCGATAACCCTCAAATTGAATACCTGTATGCGGCTGGGTTCATATTAGCGGGCATGCTTGTCTACCTCCCGTTTGTTAAATACGGATACGTGCCCAAGTTTATGG AAGGTGTGAATGCCTTTCTTCAGATGTTACTCGAAGTCGCACCAACGGCCGCAGCGTTTGATTGA
- the LOC117153869 gene encoding b(0,+)-type amino acid transporter 1 isoform X4 → MYEVTVGHDPQTSNGNQSQQQLQSGGWNGIPETTLVSRSIRNNGNSNGWNPITSPFQHQQEQQQLHERKQKEVKSGDLGDDEDGGGGGGGLEGADPEENNSVHLKRRVGLVSGVALIVGTMIGSGIFVSPSGLLVRTGSIGISFLVWTACGMLSLCGALAYAELGTMNTSSGAEYAYFMDAFGAPPAFLFSWVSTLVLKPSQMAIICLSFAQYAVEAFAADCDPPEEVVKIVALLAIILILLVNCYSVNLATGVQNAFTAAKLIAILVVIAGGSYKLIQGNTQHLKGAFDTVDGSTVNIGRLATAFYTGLWAYDGWNNLNYVTEEIKNPSKNLPRSIMIGIPLVTLCYALINVSYLAVMSPSEMIESEAVAVTFGNRILGVMAWLMPLSVAISTFGSANGTLFAAGRLCFAASREGHLLDCLSYVHVRRFTPAPGLIFHSLVAGAMVLSGNIDSLIDFFSFTAWIFYGGAMLALLVMRRTRPNHPRPYKCPLIIPVLVLGISAYLIVAPIIDNPQIEYLYAAGFILAGMLVYLPFVKYGYVPKFMEGVNAFLQMLLEVAPTAAAFD, encoded by the exons ATGTACGAAG TTACCGTGGGACATGATCCACAGACAAGTAACGGGAACCAATCGCAACAGCAGTTACAAAGCGGTGGATGGAATGGAATCCCTGAAACGACGTTGGTCTCTCGATCGATCAGAAACAACGGCAACAGCAATGGCTGGAACCCGATTACGTCTCCGTTCCAACATCAACAGGAACAACAACAGCTACACGAACGGAAACAGAAAGAAGTTAAATCTGGGGATTTGGGAGATGATGAAGACGGTGGTGGAGGGGGTGGAGGGCTGGAGGGGGCGGACCCAGAGGAGAACAACTCTGTTCACCTCAAGAGACGGGTGGGACTCGTCAGTGGGGTGGCTCTAATCGTTGGTACCATGATAG GTTCTGGGATATTCGTTTCGCCGTCAGGGCTTTTGGTTCGAACCGGCAGTATCGGAATCAGCTTCCTCGTATGGACGGCCTGCGGCATGTTGAGTCTGTGCGGTGCGTTAGCATACGCCGAGCTGGGTACGATGAATACGAGCAGCGGCGCCGAGTACGCTTACTTTATGGACGCATTCGGTGCACCACCTGCTTTCCTCTTCTCGTGGGTTTCCACTTTGGTCTTAAAACCATCTCAGATGGCGATAATCTGTTTGTCATTCGCGCAGTACGCGGTTGAAGCCTTTGCGGCCGACTGCGATCCACCCGAGGAAGTAGTCAAAATCGTTGCACTCCTGGCGATCATACTTATACTGTTAGTGAACTGTTACAGCGTTAATCTAGCCACAGGTGTACAAAACGCGTTTACCGCAGCAAAATTGATCGCCATACTCGTTGTAATTGCCGGTGGCTCTTATAAGTTGATACAGGGTAATACGCAGCATCTGAAAGGCGCTTTCGATACCGTGGACGGTAGTACCGTTAATATAGGCAGATTAGCCACAGCTTTTTATACTGGTTTGTGGGCGTACGATGGATGGAATAATCTCAATTATGTCACCGAAGAAATCAAAAATCCTTCCAAAAATCTACCACGGTCCATTATGATTGGTATACCCCTCGTTACGCTATGTTACGCATTGATAAATGTCTCCTACCTGGCCGTGATGTCACCTTCGGAGATGATCGAAAGCGAAGCTGTTGCAGTG ACTTTTGGAAATCGAATTCTTGGCGTTATGGCATGGCTTATGCCACTTTCGGTTGCGATTAGCACGTTCGGTTCCGCAAATGGCACTCTTTTTGCAGCGGGTAGACTTTGCTTTGCCGCGTCTCGAGAGGGCCACCTACTTGACTGTCTCAGTTATGTTCACGTACGACGCTTTACTCCTGCACCAGGACTTATCTTCCATTCCCTCGTTGCAG GAGCAATGGTGCTATCCGGAAACATTGATTCCTTGATCGACTTTTTTTCGTTCACTGCTTGGATCTTTTATGGTGGAGCAATGCTAGCTCTATTAGTGATGCGAAGGACCAGACCGAATCATCCACGACCATATAAATGTCCGCTGATAATACCTGTTCTCGTACTTGGAATCTCTGCGTACCTGATTGTAGCGCCAATCATCGATAACCCTCAAATTGAATACCTGTATGCGGCTGGGTTCATATTAGCGGGCATGCTTGTCTACCTCCCGTTTGTTAAATACGGATACGTGCCCAAGTTTATGG AAGGTGTGAATGCCTTTCTTCAGATGTTACTCGAAGTCGCACCAACGGCCGCAGCGTTTGATTGA
- the LOC117153876 gene encoding uncharacterized protein LOC117153876, whose amino-acid sequence MEDFIPTRVSKIKKDAVKEFVSVNYEKPKNRVKTIESKENNDVENSKFNVTKNERNENDKRRKQELEMKRVRYEVMKFGMSGFKGEKAKEAEIALAVSLGAKPPKKKYINYKILQRERKAEKETRQNDVTHASGLEKSLSNHKNKKARWKRGSDGLLNVYGKVNKKTLGKNQK is encoded by the coding sequence ATGGAAGATTTTATTCCAACAAGagtatcaaaaataaaaaaggacgCCGTGAAGGAATTCGTATCGGTAAATTATGAAAAACCAAAGAATAGGGTAAAAACTATTGAAAGTAAAGAAAACAATGACGTAGAAAATTCTAAATTCAACGTAACAAAAAACGAGCGGAATGAAAAtgacaaaagaagaaaacaggAACTAGAAATGAAACGTGTCAGATACGAGGTTATGAAGTTCGGTATGTCCGGTTTTAAAGGAGAAAAAGCAAAAGAAGCGGAAATAGCGCTCGCTGTAAGTTTAGGAGCAAAACCTCCCAAAAAGAAGTATATTAATTATAAGATATTACAACGTGAAAGGAAAGCTGAGAAGGAAACACGGCAAAATGACGTGACACACGCATCAGGTCTTGAGAAAAGTCTAtcaaatcataaaaataaaaaagcgcGGTGGAAGCGCGGTTCTGATGGTTTACTGAATGTTTATGGAAAAGTAAATAAGAAAACATTGGGtaaaaatcaaaaataa